In the genome of Perca fluviatilis chromosome 4, GENO_Pfluv_1.0, whole genome shotgun sequence, one region contains:
- the tarbp2 gene encoding RISC-loading complex subunit tarbp2 isoform X2, whose translation MLAVNPGKTPISLLQEYGTRIGKTPVYDLLKAEGQAHQPNFTFRVSVGEISCTGQGPSKKAAKHKAAEAALKMLKGGLGGPAGVGVGVDGFIGVDVSTDGDSSQSEMKTSGSSQQSECNPVGALQELVVQKGWRLPEYTVTQESGPAHRKEFTMTCRVERFVEIGSGTSKKLAKRNAAAKMLSRIHDVPVDLRTSNEADVEEDTFNMHMGSRAETGKSKGFSCTWDSLRNSAGEKILQLRSHPLGMPTGSNFCSLLSDLSVEQRFDVSYLDLEERSLSGLCQCLVELSTQPITVCHGFAPSIDAARANAAHNALQYLKIMAGGK comes from the exons ATGCTGGCTGTGAATCCCGGAAAGACGCCCATCAGTCTGCTGCAGGAATATGGAACGCGGATAGGCAAGACTCCAGTGTATGACCTGCTGAAGGCCGAGGGACAGGCCCACCAGCCCAACTTCACATTCCGCGTCTCCGTCGGAGAGATCAGCTGCACCGGCCAAGGGCCCAGCAAGAAGGCAGCCAAGCACAAAGCAGCCGAGGCTGCTCTGAAGATGCTCAAGGGAGGTCTTGGAGGTCCCGCCGGTGTTGGTGTAGGAGTAGACGGGTTTATTGGGGTTGATGTGTCTACTGATGGAGACAG CTCCCAGTCAGAGATGAAGACCTCAGGCAGTTCTCAGCAGTCTGAATGTAACCCCGTAGGAGCTCTGCAG GAATTGGTGGTGCAGAAAGGATGGCGTTTGCCAGAGTACACAGTCACCCAGGAGTCTGGTCCAGCACACCGCAAGGAATTCACCATGACCTGCAGAGTCGAGAGATTTGTGGAAATCG GAAGTGGAACCTCCAAGAAGCTAGCCAAGAGAAACGCAGCAGCTAAGATGTTATCGCGTATACACGACGTCCCAGTCGACCTGAGGACCAGCAACGAGGCTGACGTGGAGGAAGACACATTCAACATG cacatggGGAGCAGAGCTGAGACGGGCAAAAGTAAAGGCTTCAGCTGCACGTGGGACTCTCTGCGTAACTCTGCTGGAGAGAAGATCCTCCAGCTCCGCAGCCACCCTCTGGGCATGCCCACTGGCTCCAACTTCTGCTCTTTGCTCAGTGACCTATCTGTGGAGCAGCGCTTTGACGTCAGTTACCTGGATCTAG AGGAGCGCAGTCTGAGCGGCCTGTGCCAGTGTCTAGTGGAGCTGTccacacagccaatcacagtgtGCCATGGCTTTGCTCCGAGCATAGATGCCGCTCGAGCCAATGCAGCCCACAATGCACTGCAGTACCTCAAAATCATGGCTGGAGGAAAGTGA
- the sp7 gene encoding transcription factor Sp7 isoform X1 translates to MAASILEVGNVIEDARYGSSPLAMLTATCNKFGSTSPIRDSATPGKISNATPVKKPYIMTSDLQTAKNGRTADGSGLADSYTGSFTTAGGGGGGGLLTPTGSPPPSAGGYTTEYNPFSHSFQTSISQDPSLLVSKAHATADCLTSVYTSLDMTHPYGSWYKAGIHPGITAAPANATSSWWDVHPNSNWLSSTQPQADGGLQASLQPVAPQASLSPQLPSYSTDFTPLNPAPYPSVGLGSSSHLLQPSQHMLPQDMYKPKPVQSAGLIESPMGLKPARGSGGYGGGAPTRSSCDCPNCQELERLGASAASLRKKPVHSCHIPGCGKVYGKASHLKAHLRWHTGERPFVCNWLFCGKRFTRSDELERHVRTHTREKKFTCLLCNKRFTRSDHLSKHQKTHADSAIQGKAVAVEGETDPRSEETTELNTSAVPTNTVADQITNGDEKTGTPNGVENTSGLLEI, encoded by the exons ATGGCCGCATCTATTCTGGAGGTAGGGAATGTAATT GAAGATGCACGCTATGGCTCCAGTCCTCTGGCTATGTTAACTGCTACCTGTAACAAGTTTGGCAGCACAAGCCCCATCAGGGATTCGGCTACACCCGGTAAGATCAGCAACGCTACTCCAGTCAAGAAGCCTTACATCATGACCTCTGACCTTCAGACAGCAAAGAACGGGCGGACCGCAGACGGCAGTGGCCTGGCAGACTCCTACACTGGCTCCTTCACcacagctggaggaggaggaggtggcggGCTGCTTACCCCCACTGGAAGCCCCCCTCCTTCAGCCGGAGGCTACACTACAGAATATAACCCCTTTTCCCACTCCTTCCAAACCTCCATCTCCCAGGATCCGTCTCTTTTAGTGTCCAAGGCCCACGCCACGGCCGACTGCCTCACCAGTGTCTATACCTCGCTGGATATGACACACCCCTATGGCTCCTGGTATAAAGCTGGTATCCACCCTGGCATTACTGCTGCTCCAGCTAATGCCACATCCTCCTGGTGGGATGTCCACCCCAACTCCAACTGGCTGTCATCAACTCAGCCCCAGGCGGACGGAGGCCTCCAGGCCTCCCTGCAGCCTGTGGCACCCCAGGCCTCTCTAAGCCCACAACTGCCCAGTTACAGCACCGACTTTACACCACTCAACCCAGCTCCTTACCCTTCTGTGGGACTGGGCTCCTCCTCACACCTTCTCCAGCCCTCTCAGCACATGCTGCCCCAGGACATGTACAAGCCCAAGCCTGTGCAAAGTGCAGGGCTGATTGAGAGTCCCATGGGCCTAAAGCCTGCTAGGGGATCAGGAGGCTACGGAGGGGGTGCACCCACCAGGTCCTCATGTGACTGCCCCAACTGCCAGGAGCTGGAGAGGCTGGGGGCCTCGGCTGCATCCCTGAGGAAGAAGCCGGTCCACAGCTGCCACATCCCAGGCTGTGGGAAAGTCTACGGCAAGGCTTCCCACCTCAAAGCCCACCTGCGCTGGCACACTGGCGAGCGGCCCTTTGTTTGCAACTGGCTGTTCTGCGGGAAACGTTTCACCCGCTCGGACGAACTGGAGAGGCACGTGCGCACCCACACGCGGGAGAAGAAGTTCACCTGTCTACTGTGCAACAAGCGCTTCACGCGCAGCGACCACCTCTCCAAGCACCAGAAGACCCATGCGGATTCTGCAATACAGGGCAAAGCTGTAGctgtggagggagagacagatcCACGGAGTGAGGAGACCACAGAGCTCAACACCAGCGCTGTACCCACCAATACTGTCGCTGACCAAATCACCAACGGAGATGAGAAGACTGGCACACCTAATGGAGTTGAGAACACCAGTGGACTGTTGGAGATCTGA
- the tarbp2 gene encoding RISC-loading complex subunit tarbp2 isoform X1, translated as MNDETASDSWKRNSGCSSIEQMLAVNPGKTPISLLQEYGTRIGKTPVYDLLKAEGQAHQPNFTFRVSVGEISCTGQGPSKKAAKHKAAEAALKMLKGGLGGPAGVGVGVDGFIGVDVSTDGDSSQSEMKTSGSSQQSECNPVGALQELVVQKGWRLPEYTVTQESGPAHRKEFTMTCRVERFVEIGSGTSKKLAKRNAAAKMLSRIHDVPVDLRTSNEADVEEDTFNMHMGSRAETGKSKGFSCTWDSLRNSAGEKILQLRSHPLGMPTGSNFCSLLSDLSVEQRFDVSYLDLEERSLSGLCQCLVELSTQPITVCHGFAPSIDAARANAAHNALQYLKIMAGGK; from the exons ATGAACGACGAGACAGCATCGGACAGCTGGAAGAGAAACTCCGGGTGCTCCAG TATTGAGCAAATGCTGGCTGTGAATCCCGGAAAGACGCCCATCAGTCTGCTGCAGGAATATGGAACGCGGATAGGCAAGACTCCAGTGTATGACCTGCTGAAGGCCGAGGGACAGGCCCACCAGCCCAACTTCACATTCCGCGTCTCCGTCGGAGAGATCAGCTGCACCGGCCAAGGGCCCAGCAAGAAGGCAGCCAAGCACAAAGCAGCCGAGGCTGCTCTGAAGATGCTCAAGGGAGGTCTTGGAGGTCCCGCCGGTGTTGGTGTAGGAGTAGACGGGTTTATTGGGGTTGATGTGTCTACTGATGGAGACAG CTCCCAGTCAGAGATGAAGACCTCAGGCAGTTCTCAGCAGTCTGAATGTAACCCCGTAGGAGCTCTGCAG GAATTGGTGGTGCAGAAAGGATGGCGTTTGCCAGAGTACACAGTCACCCAGGAGTCTGGTCCAGCACACCGCAAGGAATTCACCATGACCTGCAGAGTCGAGAGATTTGTGGAAATCG GAAGTGGAACCTCCAAGAAGCTAGCCAAGAGAAACGCAGCAGCTAAGATGTTATCGCGTATACACGACGTCCCAGTCGACCTGAGGACCAGCAACGAGGCTGACGTGGAGGAAGACACATTCAACATG cacatggGGAGCAGAGCTGAGACGGGCAAAAGTAAAGGCTTCAGCTGCACGTGGGACTCTCTGCGTAACTCTGCTGGAGAGAAGATCCTCCAGCTCCGCAGCCACCCTCTGGGCATGCCCACTGGCTCCAACTTCTGCTCTTTGCTCAGTGACCTATCTGTGGAGCAGCGCTTTGACGTCAGTTACCTGGATCTAG AGGAGCGCAGTCTGAGCGGCCTGTGCCAGTGTCTAGTGGAGCTGTccacacagccaatcacagtgtGCCATGGCTTTGCTCCGAGCATAGATGCCGCTCGAGCCAATGCAGCCCACAATGCACTGCAGTACCTCAAAATCATGGCTGGAGGAAAGTGA
- the tespa1 gene encoding protein TESPA1, whose amino-acid sequence MESPSSTVRRRAWINSSRQWPTLGELDPEGQPCNLPSASASIADDDVFSDGCFTGKIENWLLGCGSEACSEKTGQLSFESVLKASNFDDELSLGADAFCLNGGEITSEAGLAHHPISKQGPSRLTSTPRQKLCLPSLNLGQSMASSCLSSSTCKTTSSISEVLQLCSEDAEETLYELGFGCDEPQVTVRIPSRFFTFPSMSQGINFRLFLDSQLRRIREEDPSLSLASRFRQVQVLTAMANAFYSLYSHVSRTPVQKLATPEFTFSSSPVERIERFRSPVRSEPRSPVERLKDTVSKMCLYTGSPRGSDSTSPQPSPMKSSSLPDVVDIVLDKVKTGATKKLDLGEYYNRNPAVDVRLVTDGDKSCDNGKEEQTQETVVDTDILQNGNKICNREMQGSKQTDNVDADENCAKPDHLDSRTHSVRTTLASSLSGETVLETRQLDSRSTQSETRTAHLKPFPKVTYDLICPQIVESVHQAPFCCQHTHCPITNTLPPVSSETERIDKSCPGSHTQTAFPEPDARQLDAARSLPVPAPNYCITVTGWEGDDVSSCSSNIPDSGHTSTATPVQTCEESFNKGESRYLKPQTHQGLGHDSNNLQQVNSFELEEVHSAGEEDFGAFSDSSETTRKTTTTTTTTSLLSNKHQCKGEVVRGDSMQSDSSGYVDEEVSPSSNTHSR is encoded by the exons ATGGAGAGCCCGTCGTCCACAGTGAGGCGGCGAGCCTGGATCAACAGCAGCCGACAGTGGCCCACTCTGGGGGAGCTGGACCCTGAGGGACAACCGTGCAACCTCCCCTCTGCCTCTGCCTCTATAGCCGATGATGATGTCTTTTCTGACG GATGCTTCACAGGAAAGATTGAGAACTGGCTCCTGGGATGTGG GTCGGAGGCGTGCTCAGAGAAGACTGGCCAGCTGAGTTTTG AGTCTGTGCTGAAAGCCAGCAACTTTGACGATGAGCTAAGTCTTGGTGCTGATg ctttttgtttaaatgGTGGAGAGATTACATCTGAAGCTGG CCTCGCACACCATCCCATATCCAAACAAGGTCCCAGCAGACTCACCAG TACCCCTCGTCAGAAACTATGTCTGCCGTCACTGAACTTGGGCCAGAGCATGGCGTCCAgctgcctctcctcctccacctgtaaGACTACATCAAG TATATCGGAGGTCCTGCAGTTGTGTTCGGAGGATGCGGAGGAGACGCTGTACGAGTTGGGTTTCGGTTGCGATGAGCCGCAGGTCACTGTCCGCATCCCTTCTCGCTTCTTCACCTTCCCCTCCATGTCTCAGGGCATCAACTTCCGCCTCTTCCTGGACTCACAGCTGCGGCGGATACGAGAGGAAGACCCCAGCCTCTCTCTTGCTA GTCGTTTCAGACAAGTGCAAGTGCTCACAGCAATGGCCAACGCTTTCtactccctctactctcacgtGTCCCGCACTCCTGTACAGAAACTGGCCACACCAGAGTTTACCTTCTCCTCGTCTCCCGTGGAGAGGATCGAACGCTTCAGGAGCCCTGTCCGCAGCGAGCCACGCTCTCCGGTGGAGAGGCTGAAGGACACCGTCTCCAAGATGTGTCTCTACACAGGCTCTCCTCGCGGGTCAGACTCCACCTCTCCACAGCCCTCACCCATGAAAAGTTCCAGCCTCCCTGATGTTGTGGATATAGTCCTGGATAAAGTCAAGACTGGGGCGACCAAGAAACTGGATTTGGGGGAATATTATAACAGGAATCCAGCTGTGGATGTTAGGCTGGTCACGGATGGTGATAAATCCTGTGACAATGGGAAAGAGGAGCAAACACAGGAGACTGTGGTGGACACAGACATTCTTCAAAATGGAAATAAGATCTGTAATAGGGAGATGCAGGGCAGCAAACAAACCGATAATGTTGATGCCGATGAAAACTGTGCCAAACCAGACCACCTCGACAGCAGGACTCACAGTGTAAGAACTACTCTAGCGTCATCGTTATCAGGAGAAACTGTGCTAGAAACACGTCAGCTGGACTCACGTTCAACTCAAAGTGAGACAAGGACTGCTCATCTTAAACCATTTCCCAAGGTTACATACGATCTAATCTGCCCGCAGATAGTCGAAAGTGTACACCAGGCACCTTTCTGTTGTCAACACACACATTGTCCAATAACAAACACTTTACCTCCTGTCTCCTCTGAGACAGAACGCATAGATAAATCATGTCCTGGatcacatacacaaacagctTTCCCTGAGCCAGATGCCAGACAGCTGGATGCAGCCAGATCACTTCCTGTCCCAGCCCCCAATTACTGCATCACTGTGACTGGCTGGGAGGGGGACGACGTCTCTTCCTGTTCCTCAAACATACCAGATTCTGGTCATACTTCTACTGCCACACCTGTCCAGACATGTGAGGAGTCATTTAACAAGGGGGAAAGCCGGTACCTGAAACCACAGACACATCAGGGCCTGGGCCACGACTCCAATAACCTGCAACAGGTTAACTCCTTTGAGCTGGAGGAG GTGCATAGTGCAGGAGAGGAAGATTTTGGAGCATTTTCGGATTCTTCAGAAActacaagaaaaacaacaacaacaacaacaacaacctctcTGTTGTCCAACAAACATCAATGCAAAG GTGAGGTGGTCCGGGGCGACAGCATGCAGTCAGACAGCAGCGGCTACGTGGACGAAGAAGTCAGCCCCTCATCAAACACACATAGCAGATGA
- the sp7 gene encoding transcription factor Sp7 isoform X2 — protein sequence MAASILEEDARYGSSPLAMLTATCNKFGSTSPIRDSATPGKISNATPVKKPYIMTSDLQTAKNGRTADGSGLADSYTGSFTTAGGGGGGGLLTPTGSPPPSAGGYTTEYNPFSHSFQTSISQDPSLLVSKAHATADCLTSVYTSLDMTHPYGSWYKAGIHPGITAAPANATSSWWDVHPNSNWLSSTQPQADGGLQASLQPVAPQASLSPQLPSYSTDFTPLNPAPYPSVGLGSSSHLLQPSQHMLPQDMYKPKPVQSAGLIESPMGLKPARGSGGYGGGAPTRSSCDCPNCQELERLGASAASLRKKPVHSCHIPGCGKVYGKASHLKAHLRWHTGERPFVCNWLFCGKRFTRSDELERHVRTHTREKKFTCLLCNKRFTRSDHLSKHQKTHADSAIQGKAVAVEGETDPRSEETTELNTSAVPTNTVADQITNGDEKTGTPNGVENTSGLLEI from the exons ATGGCCGCATCTATTCTGGAG GAAGATGCACGCTATGGCTCCAGTCCTCTGGCTATGTTAACTGCTACCTGTAACAAGTTTGGCAGCACAAGCCCCATCAGGGATTCGGCTACACCCGGTAAGATCAGCAACGCTACTCCAGTCAAGAAGCCTTACATCATGACCTCTGACCTTCAGACAGCAAAGAACGGGCGGACCGCAGACGGCAGTGGCCTGGCAGACTCCTACACTGGCTCCTTCACcacagctggaggaggaggaggtggcggGCTGCTTACCCCCACTGGAAGCCCCCCTCCTTCAGCCGGAGGCTACACTACAGAATATAACCCCTTTTCCCACTCCTTCCAAACCTCCATCTCCCAGGATCCGTCTCTTTTAGTGTCCAAGGCCCACGCCACGGCCGACTGCCTCACCAGTGTCTATACCTCGCTGGATATGACACACCCCTATGGCTCCTGGTATAAAGCTGGTATCCACCCTGGCATTACTGCTGCTCCAGCTAATGCCACATCCTCCTGGTGGGATGTCCACCCCAACTCCAACTGGCTGTCATCAACTCAGCCCCAGGCGGACGGAGGCCTCCAGGCCTCCCTGCAGCCTGTGGCACCCCAGGCCTCTCTAAGCCCACAACTGCCCAGTTACAGCACCGACTTTACACCACTCAACCCAGCTCCTTACCCTTCTGTGGGACTGGGCTCCTCCTCACACCTTCTCCAGCCCTCTCAGCACATGCTGCCCCAGGACATGTACAAGCCCAAGCCTGTGCAAAGTGCAGGGCTGATTGAGAGTCCCATGGGCCTAAAGCCTGCTAGGGGATCAGGAGGCTACGGAGGGGGTGCACCCACCAGGTCCTCATGTGACTGCCCCAACTGCCAGGAGCTGGAGAGGCTGGGGGCCTCGGCTGCATCCCTGAGGAAGAAGCCGGTCCACAGCTGCCACATCCCAGGCTGTGGGAAAGTCTACGGCAAGGCTTCCCACCTCAAAGCCCACCTGCGCTGGCACACTGGCGAGCGGCCCTTTGTTTGCAACTGGCTGTTCTGCGGGAAACGTTTCACCCGCTCGGACGAACTGGAGAGGCACGTGCGCACCCACACGCGGGAGAAGAAGTTCACCTGTCTACTGTGCAACAAGCGCTTCACGCGCAGCGACCACCTCTCCAAGCACCAGAAGACCCATGCGGATTCTGCAATACAGGGCAAAGCTGTAGctgtggagggagagacagatcCACGGAGTGAGGAGACCACAGAGCTCAACACCAGCGCTGTACCCACCAATACTGTCGCTGACCAAATCACCAACGGAGATGAGAAGACTGGCACACCTAATGGAGTTGAGAACACCAGTGGACTGTTGGAGATCTGA